From Plasmodium coatneyi strain Hackeri chromosome 7, complete sequence:
TGTTTACGCGTTGGCAGGATGGCGAACGGGTGGCCCGCGGAAAAGGTTTTTGGGGACGTCATGTCCTACACGTATGACGATATTATCTGCTTGCCTGGGTATATAAACTTCCCAATGAGCGAAATCGACCTGTGCAACAACTTAACTCCGGACATATCTCTGAAGACCCCCTTCATATCCTCCCCCATGGATACGGTGACGGAGCATAAAATGTCCATTTCGCTAGCTCTCTGTGGTGGACTAGGTATCATCCACAATAATATGAGTATAGAGAACCAAATagaagaagtgaaaaaggtGAAGCGATTCGAAAACGGGTTCATATTCGATCCGTATACATTTTCCCCAGAACACACAGTGGCAGATGTAATCGCAACGAAAAATAAAGTTGGCTATAAGTCATACCCCATAACAGTAGATGGAAAAGTGGGTTCAAAATTAGTTGGAATAATTACAGGGGTAGACTATCTCTACCTCACAGATAAAacgagaaaaataaaagacatCATGACAACAGATGTCGTTACGGGAAATTACCCAATCAATTTGTCAGATGCAAATAAAGTTCtgtgtgaagaaaaaaaaagcgtccTACCAATTGTAAATAGCAATTATGAGTTAATAGCTCTTGTGTGCAGAAACGACATGCacaagaataaaatattccCGCATGCATCTAAAAGCCAAAATAAGCAACTCATCGTAGGAGCGTCCATTTCGACGAGAGAACATGATTTGGAGAGAGCCGACCAgctcataaaaaatatgatagACATAATTTGCATAGACTCCTCTCAAGGGAATAGCATATACCAAATTGATACCATTAAAAAGATTAAAGGAGCTCACCCACATATCCCCATAATTGGGGGAAATGTGGTTACGTGTGATCAAGCCAAAAATTTAATAGATGCAGGAGCTGATGTGTTGCGAATTGGTATGGGTAGTGGTTCTATCTGTACTACACAAGATGTATGCGCCATTGGAAGAGCACAAGGAACAGCTGTCTACCATGTAAGTaattatgcacacacaagaaatattaaaacGATTGCTGATGGGGGGATCAAAAATTCTGGAAATATTGTTAAAGCTCTATCCATCGGTGCAGATTTCGTTATGATGGGTAACCTCCTAGCCGCAACGGAAGAAAGTTGTAGTGATTACTATTTTGAAAATAATGTGCGTCTAAAAATTTACAGAGGAATGGGTAGCATGGAGGCCATGTATAACAAAGGATTCAATTCGAAAAGTAGATACCTTGTggaggaacgaaaaaatgatCCACTCTGTGATCacaatgaagaaataaaagtttCGCAAGGGGTATCAGCTAGCTTAGTGGATAAAGGATCTGTTCTAAATTTGATTCCCCATCTTGTTAAGGCTGTTAAGCATGGCTTCCAAAGCATGGGTATTAAGAGCATCCCTGAATTGCACTCCAAACTGTACTCGGGGGATCTGAAGTTTGATGTGCGCTCCTTCAACACCATCAAGGAAGGACGCATAAGCGACAACCTTATATTCACCAATAAGAAGTTCACGCCGTGATGGGTGCGTACATACCTTCGCTATTACAATGTATACCTTTGCTATCACTGTACCAATATATCACCCCACCGGGAGAGACCCAAGTGAAGCACAATAAAGGACTTCCCCTACGCGCTTACACCGAGCGCAGcttattcgaaaaaaaaaaaaaaaaaaaaactaatcAGCCATAACTCCAATTCGACGGTGCGATGTATTTAGGACACATCACACAGGCTGACATCATGCGTGACAGcggttcttcattttttaacgcgagcacatttttttcttttttctttttttgacaacattttaagcaaaacaatttggctacacacacatacacgtgCGTAGAATGAGTttacaaggaaaaaaaatgatcgtTATCTTCACGTGCTGCTGGGCACGTCCCGCTCACATTGGAGGATTCACCTGGATGTTCCCACGTGCAGATGGTTAAGCGGCCgttttttgtgtaaaaaaaaaaataaacatcaCATTAGGGTTCctttaagagaaaaagaagcaaaaaggtTGCCATTTCTCACTTGTGGGAAAACactcccccccaaaaggataaattaaaatgggaacaaaaaagCGTTTGAGCCAGTTCGGCCAGTTCGTTTCGCCGCTCTCAATGTGGCAACTGCGTAACCGTGGTGACCGCGTTTGcttatgttcctttttttttttgtctttcctttcttaaaTTGTCACCCAGCGTTAAACCTTCCTGCGAACAGCTCCCCCACAAGATCCATTTcgccaaaatgaaaaaggattactacaaaattttttgaaaaaagtttGCGAATTGGAATAATGTAAGCACAAATCACAGAATGGAACAGTTTAGCCTTTTGCAAGCGCAGGCGGGGGAATAAACAATTATGGGGTCGGTAggtagttaaaaaaaaaacataccaACAAGTTTGGCAGGCACAACAAGAATGAGAAAATTACGCGGTAACAACGATCGCTGCGCAGCAGTAAACGCCGGGCAACTGCCCACATCGTCCCACACTACAGTTATGCGCGTTAATTCTTGTCGGTTGGAAGGAGCGGTGGGTACCCGTTCTCGTCTACATTTCGTTCATTCTCATTTAGGTAACCACAAAGTACAAAACAAATAGACGCGGAAATCGCGTCGTGCGTGAATGGGTGTCTAAACCAAatggagaaagaaaaaaaaaagtggacaaaaATGCACCCCATCGATTGGTACGAGCACCCGCgcaaaattttacaaaattgaaaaaaattatgaacaagcAAGGTGAAATGGCGCTGTGTGccttccattttggctagctccacgaaaaaaaaaaaaaaaaaaaaaaacacacacaagtGAAAATGCGAATGGGTAAAGAGGTACAAACAGGTACGAAGAGGCGCAGGGTAATATGCCCAcaatggaacaaaataacaGCACAACAGGGGGTAAAGCgaataagcaaaaaaagaaacgttGCATACAGTACGCAGGGCAGAGTGTAACGGCAGGGGGTacttctcctcccccccgCTCAGTGGTTCACCTGGATCATCGTACCCACCCAGGTGTCCACGTAACCAACGAGCTTCTTATAATACATCTCGTCGTACTTATAGTAGAGCGATgtggaggggaagaaaatgcagGAATCGTCCGACGCGGTTTTCTCCTTGTCGGCGTTTTTATCGAAATGCTTCATGACGTGTGTATCAATATGGTCGTACATCAagttgatgttttttttatttataaaaataattttcttcaatGTGTGATTATCGATAAacatattaaaaagggaccaaacttttttaaaaaaggaggggacaTTTATAACATAAATTCTGTACAAAACATCCGTGTAAAATTcgttaaaaatgttaataatttttttaatgcaatCCACGCTGATCATATTATTTAATTCAAATTTCTGGCAATCCACAATGATGACTAGCTGCAAACTTGACTCGTCCAATTGGGCCTTCCATTCCGTGTTGCCATTCTCAGGAtttgctttccccttttcttcgtAACATTTTGAGTAGTCAATGCTGTTCATGCACATGTCCACGTGATAAACGAGCAGCAAAAAAAGTTCATCCTCCCgcatgtttaatttttcctgtatttttatataaagcatGGGCCTCGATTTCTTGTCACAGCCGCACCTGAAAATGTTGGTCTTCATTAAAATGTCCTTAATGTGCACGGGGTTGATGAAGGTGTTGTCTCGATCCCCGGTGCTGCTCACCGTCGTCGCTGTTGCGGCTGGCATAGCCGGCATGGCCTCGTCCTTCCCCCGTTCCATAGAGCTTGTACCCCTCTTTATCTTCCACTGGCTTTTGTTAAAAATCGAAAAAGTCATTTGTCTCcacaaaataaattttataattttattcgAAGTTTTTAGCAAATTATAATCGTACGTGTCGAGAAAGCGCAAAATGGTGATGTCACTAAGGAAGTATAAATcactgtaaaaaatatttattttttttttctcttcattttgttcactgTTGGAGAAAAAGTTTCCCAACCAGTTGACGctgctttttatttcattgtaGGTGTCTTCGATTTTGTTCCCCAGGACAACTCCCAACTCATTGTTCAGCAGGTCGTAcgtcttttttcctttttcctttccctttgtgTTGCCATCATTGGACAAGGTTGTGACCCCCTCGGCTGTCTCGCCCGCACTGTCGACCTCCCCCCCCACGGTCCTTTTTTCCGTGCTGACggatttccccatttggtacCCATAATTCTTATACGCAATGGtgtataattctttttttaatctcATGAAGGTATTCacctgttccttttttctgttccctAGAGCGATGTTACTATACATGACATTATCTTTCTGCAGAAATGCcacctgttcattttttatgtcgTAGTAATCATGCCTCTGCGTTATGTCCGTCCCTACGTATTTGTACCTGTCCTCCTCATTCATAAAGTCCATGTCGTAGTCCAAGAACTTGTCCAAATTCATGGGATGCTTCCCTTCGCTCGTAGCTGCCTCAtcgttgttattgttgttgttgttgtcgaTGGAGATGAAACTTTCGCAGTCACTCATTTTGGCATGCGGAAagcaacaaaaaggaaaaaaaaaaaatacttttaCAATAGGTGAAGCCAATTGGGAAGAGTTTTACTGTCCGAATTGTCCCCACTGCACTGTTGTCACATGCCACGATGCACACCCCTCCCTCTTAGCAGCATTCGCAACGCGTCTGTAAAGGTGTTGGTCCCCTCAGTGGTCGGTACGTgtgcttttcccctttgaggATGCGTCCCTGTGCGTATGCAGTCTGGCTGGCACCACACTCATCGGTGGAAATTCTTCGCTAACTGCCCTGTAACGCTCGGCGGTTTCCTCCAAAACGAGGGGATAATTCTGCACAGGGGCACGTGGAACGGGGAGACACCttcaaaaacaaaacaaaaaaaaaaagaggaaaagagaGAAACACACAATAAAAGGGACAAATCAAAGTCATCTGAAGCGAAGCGATATTACGTgcaacaaaaggaagaaacatgGGTCATCTGCAGTCGCTCATATTTTCACGTTCATGTTAACCGTGGTGATCTAAATGAAACCAGCGCGTGCTAAAAAATTGCGCATTTATGTTGGACGGACGGACGCATACCACATTTAAAACATCGCAtggcattttcttttttcctgcaagtttgcatttttaaaaaaaaaaaaaataccccgATGAAGTAACTCCTAATAAATATTCTCGCGGCaaaattttgtcatttttttttttttttttttttttttttttttgtgtcccCGAATATGAAGCAACTGtggcaaaaaaggggctGATCGGATTGGCGTGAATGACACGTCCGAGTTTTCTTAACCGTTTGTGAAaacatttatacatttttgtagaaAGGGATATGCATTCGTGAGTGTATTACTCTATACGTTTGTTCCGCTTGGCGTTTCCGCACGTATGCACATCGtcgggaaaaaacaaacactTAATTCAGCGCCTTGCGTGGTTACATATGCCATACGGAGATGGGAGAGCACCCCGTGGTGAACAGACCCTCCAGTTCACGCAATTACAAGGGATAATGTAAACAAAGAGACGCACAACGTTCACTCCTGGGGGGAAtgtgcccctttttgtgtgtatgtgtgtgtgcgtgcTGCGTAACCCTACTTATGCCCCATAGCGATAACCGACACCAACATTGGAGTGTCCCCCTCGAGCATACAACATCCCGAAAGGGTAAGACAAAAAAGTTAATTTTTACGCCACGCTAACCCCACTGTGTGTAATCCACCGCGTGTAACCCAtttggtttaaaaaaatgcagatgAGACCGGTGTGTACGTGGGGGAGGGCAGACTTCCTGGAAACAGTT
This genomic window contains:
- a CDS encoding Inosine-5'-monophosphate dehydrogenase, whose amino-acid sequence is MANGWPAEKVFGDVMSYTYDDIICLPGYINFPMSEIDLCNNLTPDISLKTPFISSPMDTVTEHKMSISLALCGGLGIIHNNMSIENQIEEVKKVKRFENGFIFDPYTFSPEHTVADVIATKNKVGYKSYPITVDGKVGSKLVGIITGVDYLYLTDKTRKIKDIMTTDVVTGNYPINLSDANKVLCEEKKSVLPIVNSNYELIALVCRNDMHKNKIFPHASKSQNKQLIVGASISTREHDLERADQLIKNMIDIICIDSSQGNSIYQIDTIKKIKGAHPHIPIIGGNVVTCDQAKNLIDAGADVLRIGMGSGSICTTQDVCAIGRAQGTAVYHVSNYAHTRNIKTIADGGIKNSGNIVKALSIGADFVMMGNLLAATEESCSDYYFENNVRLKIYRGMGSMEAMYNKGFNSKSRYLVEERKNDPLCDHNEEIKVSQGVSASLVDKGSVLNLIPHLVKAVKHGFQSMGIKSIPELHSKLYSGDLKFDVRSFNTIKEGRISDNLIFTNKKFTP